The following coding sequences lie in one Manis pentadactyla isolate mManPen7 chromosome 19, mManPen7.hap1, whole genome shotgun sequence genomic window:
- the ARHGEF2 gene encoding rho guanine nucleotide exchange factor 2 isoform X4, whose amino-acid sequence MSCSQLEGVSGTWAGSSLRRTFSFLLGMTGKAKTREKEKMKEAKDARYTNGHLFTTISVSGMTMCYACNKSITAKEALICPTCNVTIHNRCKDTLANCTKVKQKQQKAALLKNNTALQSVSLRSKATIRERPSSAIYPSDSFRQSLLGSRRGRSSLSLAKSVSTTNIAGHFNDESPLGLRRILSQSTDSLNMRNRTLSVESLIDEGAEVIYNELMSDFEMDEKDFAADSWSLAVDSSFLQQQKKEVMKQQDVIYELIQTELHHVRTLKIMTRLFRTGMLEELQLEPGVVQGLFPCVDELSDIHTRFLSQLLERRRQALCPGSTRNFVIHRLGDLLISQFSGPSAEQMRKTYSEFCSRHTKALKLYKELYARDKRFQQFIRKVTRSAVLKRHGVQECILLVTQRITKYPVLINRILQHSHGIEEERQDLTAALGLVKELLSNVDQDVHELEKGARLQEIYNRMDPRAQTPVPGKGPFGREELLRRKLIHDGCLLWKTATGRFKDVLMLLMTDVLLFLQEKDQKYIFPALDKPSVVSLQNLIVRDIANQEKGMFLISAAPPEMYEVHTASRDDRSTWIRVIQQSVRICPSREDFPLIETEDEAYLRRIKMELQQKDRALVELLQEKVGLFAEMAHFQVEEDGSSGTPLPTLPRGLFRSESLESPRGERLLLDAIREVEGLKDLLMGPGVELLLTPREPALPMEADSSGTTSPGVTANGEARTFNGSIELCRADSDSSQKDRNGNQLRSPQEEALQRLVNLYGLLHGLQAAVAQQDTLMEARFPEGPERREKLSRTNSRDGEAGRAGATPAAPEKQATELALLQRQHALLQEELRRCRRLGEERATEAGSLEARLRESEQARALLEREAEEARRQLAALGQTEPLPAEAPWARRPLDPRRRSLPAGDALYLSFTPPQPSRGHDRLDLPVTVRSVHRPFEDRERQELGSPDERLQDSSDPDTGSEEEGSGRLSPPHSPRDFTRMQDIPEETESRDGEPGASES is encoded by the exons ATGAG CTGTAGCCAACTGGAAGGGGTCTCAGGTACCTGGGCAGGCTCCTCCCTGCGACGGACCTTCAGCTTCCTCTTGGGCATGACTGGAAAGGCCAAG ACCCGGGAGAAGGAGAAGATGAAGGAAGCCAAGGATGCCCGGTATACCAACGGGCATCTCTTCACTACCATCTCCGTTTCGGGCATGACCATGTGCTATGCCTGTAACAAGAGCATCACAGCCAAGGAAGCCCTCATCTGCCCAA cctgcAATGTGACTATCCACAACCGCTGTAAAGACACCCTCGCCAACTGTACCAAGGTCAAGCAGAAG CAACAGAAAGCTGCCCTGCTGAAGAACAACACTGCCCTGCAGTCTGTTTCACTTCGCAGTAAGG CCACCATCCGGGAGCGGCCCAGCTCTGCCATCTACCCCTCTGACAGCTTCCGGcagtccctgctgggctcccgcCGCGGCCGCTCCTCCTTGTCTTTAGCCAAGAGTGTTTCCACCACCAACATTGCTGG ACACTTCAATGATGAGTCTCCCCTGGGGCTGCGCCGGATCCTCTCCCAGTCCACAGATTCCCTCAACATGCGGAACCGAACCCTGTCAGTGGAGTCCCTCATTGACGAAG GTGCAGAGGTGATCTACAATGAGCTGATGAGTGACTTCGAGATGgatgagaaggactttgcagcTGATTCCTGGAGCCTGGCTGTGGACAGCAGCTTCTTACAGCAGCAAAAAAAGGAGGTGATGAAACAGCAGGATGTCATCTATG AGCTAATTCAGACGGAGCTGCACCATGTACGGACACTGAAGATCATGACCCGCCTCTTCCGCACAGGGATGCTGGAAGAGCTACAGCTGGAGCCGGGAGTGGTCCAGGGCCTGTTCCCCTGTGTGGATGAGCTCAGCGACATCCATACACGCTTCCTTAGCCAGCTGTTAGAACGCCGGCGCCAGGCCCTATGCCCTGGCAGCACCCGGAACTTTGTCATCCATCGCTTGGGTGACCTGCTCAtcagccag TTCTCAGGTCCCAGTGCAGAGCAGATGCGTAAGACCTACTCAGAGTTCTGCAGCCGCCACACCAAGGCCTTAAAGCTCTATAAGGAGCTATATGCCCGAGACAAACGCTTCCAGCAATTCATCCGG AAAGTGACCCGCTCGGCTGTGCTGAAGCGGCATGGGGTACAGGAGTGCATCCTGCTGGTGACGCAGCGCATCACCAAGTACCCAGTGCTCATCAACCGGATCCTGCAGCATTCCCATG GGATTGAGGAGGAGCGCCAGGACCTGACGGCAGCCCTGGGGCTGGTGAAGGAGTTGTTGTCCAACGTGGACCAGGATGTGCACGAGCTGGAGAAGGGGGCCCGCCTGCAGGAGATCTACAACCGCATGGACCCTCGGGCCCAGACCCCAGTGCCCGGCAAGGGCCCCTTTGGCCGAGAGGAGCTTCTGCGGCGCAAACTTATCCATGATGGTTGCCTACTCTGGAAGACCGCAACTGGCCGGTTCAAAG ATGTGCTAATGCTGCTGATGACAGATGTGCTGCTGTTCCTCCAGGAGAAGGACCAGAAGTACATCTTTCCTGCCCTG GACAAGCCCTCGGTGGTGTCACTGCAGAATCTAATCGTACGGGACATCGCCAACCAGGAGAAAGGGATGTTTCTGATCAGTGCGGCCCCGCCTGAAATGTATGAGGTCCACACGGCATCCAGGGATGACCGGAGCACCTGGATCAGAGTCATTCAGCAGAGTGTgcgcat ATGCCCATCCAGGGAGGACTTCCCCCTGATTGAGACGGAGGACGAAGCTTATCTGCGGCGAATCAAGA TGGAGCTGCAGCAGAAAGACCGGGCTTTGGTGGAGCTGCTGCAAGAGAAGGTTGGGCTGTTTGCCGAGATGGCGCATTTCCAGGTGGAAGAGGATGGCAGCAGTGGGACGCCCCTGCCTACCCTGCCCAGGGGCCTTTTCCGCTCTGAGTCCCTTGAGTCCCCGCGTGGTGAGCGGCTGCTGCTGGATGCCATCCGTGAGG TGGAGGGCCTGAAGGACCTGCTCATGGGGCCTGGAGTGGAGCTGCTCTTGACACCGCGGGAACCAGCCTTGCCGATGGAAGCAGACAGCAGTGGCACCACAAGTCCTGGGGTCACTGCCA ATGGTGAGGCCAGAACCTTCAATGGCTCAATTGAGCTCTGCCGAGCTGACTCAGACTCCAGCCAGAAG GATCGAAATGGAAATCAGCTGAGATCTCCTCAGGAG GAAGCGTTACAGCGATTGGTCAATCTCTACGGGCTTCTGCATGGCCTGCAG GcggctgtggcccagcaggacacGCTGATGGAAGCCCGGTTTCCCGAGGGCCCCGAGCGGCGGGAGAAGCTGTCCAGAACCAACTCTCGGGATGGGGAGGCTGGCAGAGCTGGGGCTACCCCTGCGGCTCCTGAAAAGCAGGCCACGGAACTGGCGTTACTGCAGCGGCAACACGCGCTGTTGCAGGAGGAGCTGCGGCGCTGCCGGCGGCTGGGTGAGGAGCGGGCGACTGAGGCTGGCAGCCTGGAAGCCCGGCTCCGGGAAAGCGAACAGGCCCGGGCTCTGCTGGAGCGGGAGGCCGAAGAGGCTCGCAGGCAGCTGGCCGCCTTGGGCCAGACCGAACCGCTCCCAGCCGAGGCCCCCTGGGCCCGCAGGCCTCTGGATCCTCGGCGCCGTAGCCTCCCTGCAGGCGATGCCCTGTACTTGAGTTTCACCCCGCCACAG CCCAGCCGAGGCCACGACCGCCTGGACTTGCCTGTGACTGTCCGCTCCGTCCATCGACCCTTTGAGGACCGAGAGAGGCAGGAGCTGGGCAGCCCTGACGAGCGGCTGCAAGATAGCAGTGACCCTGACACCGGCAGCGAGGAGGAAGGCAGCGGCCGTCTCTCTCCGCCCCACAGTCCACGAG ATTTCACCCGAATGCAGGACATCCCAGAAGAGACAGAGAGTCGTGATGGGGAGCCTGGAGCTTCAGAGAGTTAA
- the ARHGEF2 gene encoding rho guanine nucleotide exchange factor 2 isoform X5, with amino-acid sequence MSRIESLTRARIDRSKELASKTREKEKMKEAKDARYTNGHLFTTISVSGMTMCYACNKSITAKEALICPTCNVTIHNRCKDTLANCTKVKQKQQKAALLKNNTALQSVSLRSKATIRERPSSAIYPSDSFRQSLLGSRRGRSSLSLAKSVSTTNIAGHFNDESPLGLRRILSQSTDSLNMRNRTLSVESLIDEGAEVIYNELMSDFEMDEKDFAADSWSLAVDSSFLQQQKKEVMKQQDVIYELIQTELHHVRTLKIMTRLFRTGMLEELQLEPGVVQGLFPCVDELSDIHTRFLSQLLERRRQALCPGSTRNFVIHRLGDLLISQFSGPSAEQMRKTYSEFCSRHTKALKLYKELYARDKRFQQFIRKVTRSAVLKRHGVQECILLVTQRITKYPVLINRILQHSHGIEEERQDLTAALGLVKELLSNVDQDVHELEKGARLQEIYNRMDPRAQTPVPGKGPFGREELLRRKLIHDGCLLWKTATGRFKDVLMLLMTDVLLFLQEKDQKYIFPALDKPSVVSLQNLIVRDIANQEKGMFLISAAPPEMYEVHTASRDDRSTWIRVIQQSVRICPSREDFPLIETEDEAYLRRIKMELQQKDRALVELLQEKVGLFAEMAHFQVEEDGSSGTPLPTLPRGLFRSESLESPRGERLLLDAIREVEGLKDLLMGPGVELLLTPREPALPMEADSSGTTSPGVTANGEARTFNGSIELCRADSDSSQKDRNGNQLRSPQEEALQRLVNLYGLLHGLQAAVAQQDTLMEARFPEGPERREKLSRTNSRDGEAGRAGATPAAPEKQATELALLQRQHALLQEELRRCRRLGEERATEAGSLEARLRESEQARALLEREAEEARRQLAALGQTEPLPAEAPWARRPLDPRRRSLPAGDALYLSFTPPQPSRGHDRLDLPVTVRSVHRPFEDRERQELGSPDERLQDSSDPDTGSEEEGSGRLSPPHSPRDFTRMQDIPEETESRDGEPGASES; translated from the exons ATGTCTCGGATCGAATCCCTCACGCGGGCGCGGATCGACCGGAGCAAAGAGCTGGCGAGCAAG ACCCGGGAGAAGGAGAAGATGAAGGAAGCCAAGGATGCCCGGTATACCAACGGGCATCTCTTCACTACCATCTCCGTTTCGGGCATGACCATGTGCTATGCCTGTAACAAGAGCATCACAGCCAAGGAAGCCCTCATCTGCCCAA cctgcAATGTGACTATCCACAACCGCTGTAAAGACACCCTCGCCAACTGTACCAAGGTCAAGCAGAAG CAACAGAAAGCTGCCCTGCTGAAGAACAACACTGCCCTGCAGTCTGTTTCACTTCGCAGTAAGG CCACCATCCGGGAGCGGCCCAGCTCTGCCATCTACCCCTCTGACAGCTTCCGGcagtccctgctgggctcccgcCGCGGCCGCTCCTCCTTGTCTTTAGCCAAGAGTGTTTCCACCACCAACATTGCTGG ACACTTCAATGATGAGTCTCCCCTGGGGCTGCGCCGGATCCTCTCCCAGTCCACAGATTCCCTCAACATGCGGAACCGAACCCTGTCAGTGGAGTCCCTCATTGACGAAG GTGCAGAGGTGATCTACAATGAGCTGATGAGTGACTTCGAGATGgatgagaaggactttgcagcTGATTCCTGGAGCCTGGCTGTGGACAGCAGCTTCTTACAGCAGCAAAAAAAGGAGGTGATGAAACAGCAGGATGTCATCTATG AGCTAATTCAGACGGAGCTGCACCATGTACGGACACTGAAGATCATGACCCGCCTCTTCCGCACAGGGATGCTGGAAGAGCTACAGCTGGAGCCGGGAGTGGTCCAGGGCCTGTTCCCCTGTGTGGATGAGCTCAGCGACATCCATACACGCTTCCTTAGCCAGCTGTTAGAACGCCGGCGCCAGGCCCTATGCCCTGGCAGCACCCGGAACTTTGTCATCCATCGCTTGGGTGACCTGCTCAtcagccag TTCTCAGGTCCCAGTGCAGAGCAGATGCGTAAGACCTACTCAGAGTTCTGCAGCCGCCACACCAAGGCCTTAAAGCTCTATAAGGAGCTATATGCCCGAGACAAACGCTTCCAGCAATTCATCCGG AAAGTGACCCGCTCGGCTGTGCTGAAGCGGCATGGGGTACAGGAGTGCATCCTGCTGGTGACGCAGCGCATCACCAAGTACCCAGTGCTCATCAACCGGATCCTGCAGCATTCCCATG GGATTGAGGAGGAGCGCCAGGACCTGACGGCAGCCCTGGGGCTGGTGAAGGAGTTGTTGTCCAACGTGGACCAGGATGTGCACGAGCTGGAGAAGGGGGCCCGCCTGCAGGAGATCTACAACCGCATGGACCCTCGGGCCCAGACCCCAGTGCCCGGCAAGGGCCCCTTTGGCCGAGAGGAGCTTCTGCGGCGCAAACTTATCCATGATGGTTGCCTACTCTGGAAGACCGCAACTGGCCGGTTCAAAG ATGTGCTAATGCTGCTGATGACAGATGTGCTGCTGTTCCTCCAGGAGAAGGACCAGAAGTACATCTTTCCTGCCCTG GACAAGCCCTCGGTGGTGTCACTGCAGAATCTAATCGTACGGGACATCGCCAACCAGGAGAAAGGGATGTTTCTGATCAGTGCGGCCCCGCCTGAAATGTATGAGGTCCACACGGCATCCAGGGATGACCGGAGCACCTGGATCAGAGTCATTCAGCAGAGTGTgcgcat ATGCCCATCCAGGGAGGACTTCCCCCTGATTGAGACGGAGGACGAAGCTTATCTGCGGCGAATCAAGA TGGAGCTGCAGCAGAAAGACCGGGCTTTGGTGGAGCTGCTGCAAGAGAAGGTTGGGCTGTTTGCCGAGATGGCGCATTTCCAGGTGGAAGAGGATGGCAGCAGTGGGACGCCCCTGCCTACCCTGCCCAGGGGCCTTTTCCGCTCTGAGTCCCTTGAGTCCCCGCGTGGTGAGCGGCTGCTGCTGGATGCCATCCGTGAGG TGGAGGGCCTGAAGGACCTGCTCATGGGGCCTGGAGTGGAGCTGCTCTTGACACCGCGGGAACCAGCCTTGCCGATGGAAGCAGACAGCAGTGGCACCACAAGTCCTGGGGTCACTGCCA ATGGTGAGGCCAGAACCTTCAATGGCTCAATTGAGCTCTGCCGAGCTGACTCAGACTCCAGCCAGAAG GATCGAAATGGAAATCAGCTGAGATCTCCTCAGGAG GAAGCGTTACAGCGATTGGTCAATCTCTACGGGCTTCTGCATGGCCTGCAG GcggctgtggcccagcaggacacGCTGATGGAAGCCCGGTTTCCCGAGGGCCCCGAGCGGCGGGAGAAGCTGTCCAGAACCAACTCTCGGGATGGGGAGGCTGGCAGAGCTGGGGCTACCCCTGCGGCTCCTGAAAAGCAGGCCACGGAACTGGCGTTACTGCAGCGGCAACACGCGCTGTTGCAGGAGGAGCTGCGGCGCTGCCGGCGGCTGGGTGAGGAGCGGGCGACTGAGGCTGGCAGCCTGGAAGCCCGGCTCCGGGAAAGCGAACAGGCCCGGGCTCTGCTGGAGCGGGAGGCCGAAGAGGCTCGCAGGCAGCTGGCCGCCTTGGGCCAGACCGAACCGCTCCCAGCCGAGGCCCCCTGGGCCCGCAGGCCTCTGGATCCTCGGCGCCGTAGCCTCCCTGCAGGCGATGCCCTGTACTTGAGTTTCACCCCGCCACAG CCCAGCCGAGGCCACGACCGCCTGGACTTGCCTGTGACTGTCCGCTCCGTCCATCGACCCTTTGAGGACCGAGAGAGGCAGGAGCTGGGCAGCCCTGACGAGCGGCTGCAAGATAGCAGTGACCCTGACACCGGCAGCGAGGAGGAAGGCAGCGGCCGTCTCTCTCCGCCCCACAGTCCACGAG ATTTCACCCGAATGCAGGACATCCCAGAAGAGACAGAGAGTCGTGATGGGGAGCCTGGAGCTTCAGAGAGTTAA
- the ARHGEF2 gene encoding rho guanine nucleotide exchange factor 2 isoform X6, with protein sequence MSGNRRQPSRRGQTREKEKMKEAKDARYTNGHLFTTISVSGMTMCYACNKSITAKEALICPTCNVTIHNRCKDTLANCTKVKQKQQKAALLKNNTALQSVSLRSKATIRERPSSAIYPSDSFRQSLLGSRRGRSSLSLAKSVSTTNIAGHFNDESPLGLRRILSQSTDSLNMRNRTLSVESLIDEGAEVIYNELMSDFEMDEKDFAADSWSLAVDSSFLQQQKKEVMKQQDVIYELIQTELHHVRTLKIMTRLFRTGMLEELQLEPGVVQGLFPCVDELSDIHTRFLSQLLERRRQALCPGSTRNFVIHRLGDLLISQFSGPSAEQMRKTYSEFCSRHTKALKLYKELYARDKRFQQFIRKVTRSAVLKRHGVQECILLVTQRITKYPVLINRILQHSHGIEEERQDLTAALGLVKELLSNVDQDVHELEKGARLQEIYNRMDPRAQTPVPGKGPFGREELLRRKLIHDGCLLWKTATGRFKDVLMLLMTDVLLFLQEKDQKYIFPALDKPSVVSLQNLIVRDIANQEKGMFLISAAPPEMYEVHTASRDDRSTWIRVIQQSVRICPSREDFPLIETEDEAYLRRIKMELQQKDRALVELLQEKVGLFAEMAHFQVEEDGSSGTPLPTLPRGLFRSESLESPRGERLLLDAIREVEGLKDLLMGPGVELLLTPREPALPMEADSSGTTSPGVTANGEARTFNGSIELCRADSDSSQKDRNGNQLRSPQEEALQRLVNLYGLLHGLQAAVAQQDTLMEARFPEGPERREKLSRTNSRDGEAGRAGATPAAPEKQATELALLQRQHALLQEELRRCRRLGEERATEAGSLEARLRESEQARALLEREAEEARRQLAALGQTEPLPAEAPWARRPLDPRRRSLPAGDALYLSFTPPQPSRGHDRLDLPVTVRSVHRPFEDRERQELGSPDERLQDSSDPDTGSEEEGSGRLSPPHSPRDFTRMQDIPEETESRDGEPGASES encoded by the exons ATGAGTGGCAACAGGAGGCAGCCCAGCCGCAGAGGCCAG ACCCGGGAGAAGGAGAAGATGAAGGAAGCCAAGGATGCCCGGTATACCAACGGGCATCTCTTCACTACCATCTCCGTTTCGGGCATGACCATGTGCTATGCCTGTAACAAGAGCATCACAGCCAAGGAAGCCCTCATCTGCCCAA cctgcAATGTGACTATCCACAACCGCTGTAAAGACACCCTCGCCAACTGTACCAAGGTCAAGCAGAAG CAACAGAAAGCTGCCCTGCTGAAGAACAACACTGCCCTGCAGTCTGTTTCACTTCGCAGTAAGG CCACCATCCGGGAGCGGCCCAGCTCTGCCATCTACCCCTCTGACAGCTTCCGGcagtccctgctgggctcccgcCGCGGCCGCTCCTCCTTGTCTTTAGCCAAGAGTGTTTCCACCACCAACATTGCTGG ACACTTCAATGATGAGTCTCCCCTGGGGCTGCGCCGGATCCTCTCCCAGTCCACAGATTCCCTCAACATGCGGAACCGAACCCTGTCAGTGGAGTCCCTCATTGACGAAG GTGCAGAGGTGATCTACAATGAGCTGATGAGTGACTTCGAGATGgatgagaaggactttgcagcTGATTCCTGGAGCCTGGCTGTGGACAGCAGCTTCTTACAGCAGCAAAAAAAGGAGGTGATGAAACAGCAGGATGTCATCTATG AGCTAATTCAGACGGAGCTGCACCATGTACGGACACTGAAGATCATGACCCGCCTCTTCCGCACAGGGATGCTGGAAGAGCTACAGCTGGAGCCGGGAGTGGTCCAGGGCCTGTTCCCCTGTGTGGATGAGCTCAGCGACATCCATACACGCTTCCTTAGCCAGCTGTTAGAACGCCGGCGCCAGGCCCTATGCCCTGGCAGCACCCGGAACTTTGTCATCCATCGCTTGGGTGACCTGCTCAtcagccag TTCTCAGGTCCCAGTGCAGAGCAGATGCGTAAGACCTACTCAGAGTTCTGCAGCCGCCACACCAAGGCCTTAAAGCTCTATAAGGAGCTATATGCCCGAGACAAACGCTTCCAGCAATTCATCCGG AAAGTGACCCGCTCGGCTGTGCTGAAGCGGCATGGGGTACAGGAGTGCATCCTGCTGGTGACGCAGCGCATCACCAAGTACCCAGTGCTCATCAACCGGATCCTGCAGCATTCCCATG GGATTGAGGAGGAGCGCCAGGACCTGACGGCAGCCCTGGGGCTGGTGAAGGAGTTGTTGTCCAACGTGGACCAGGATGTGCACGAGCTGGAGAAGGGGGCCCGCCTGCAGGAGATCTACAACCGCATGGACCCTCGGGCCCAGACCCCAGTGCCCGGCAAGGGCCCCTTTGGCCGAGAGGAGCTTCTGCGGCGCAAACTTATCCATGATGGTTGCCTACTCTGGAAGACCGCAACTGGCCGGTTCAAAG ATGTGCTAATGCTGCTGATGACAGATGTGCTGCTGTTCCTCCAGGAGAAGGACCAGAAGTACATCTTTCCTGCCCTG GACAAGCCCTCGGTGGTGTCACTGCAGAATCTAATCGTACGGGACATCGCCAACCAGGAGAAAGGGATGTTTCTGATCAGTGCGGCCCCGCCTGAAATGTATGAGGTCCACACGGCATCCAGGGATGACCGGAGCACCTGGATCAGAGTCATTCAGCAGAGTGTgcgcat ATGCCCATCCAGGGAGGACTTCCCCCTGATTGAGACGGAGGACGAAGCTTATCTGCGGCGAATCAAGA TGGAGCTGCAGCAGAAAGACCGGGCTTTGGTGGAGCTGCTGCAAGAGAAGGTTGGGCTGTTTGCCGAGATGGCGCATTTCCAGGTGGAAGAGGATGGCAGCAGTGGGACGCCCCTGCCTACCCTGCCCAGGGGCCTTTTCCGCTCTGAGTCCCTTGAGTCCCCGCGTGGTGAGCGGCTGCTGCTGGATGCCATCCGTGAGG TGGAGGGCCTGAAGGACCTGCTCATGGGGCCTGGAGTGGAGCTGCTCTTGACACCGCGGGAACCAGCCTTGCCGATGGAAGCAGACAGCAGTGGCACCACAAGTCCTGGGGTCACTGCCA ATGGTGAGGCCAGAACCTTCAATGGCTCAATTGAGCTCTGCCGAGCTGACTCAGACTCCAGCCAGAAG GATCGAAATGGAAATCAGCTGAGATCTCCTCAGGAG GAAGCGTTACAGCGATTGGTCAATCTCTACGGGCTTCTGCATGGCCTGCAG GcggctgtggcccagcaggacacGCTGATGGAAGCCCGGTTTCCCGAGGGCCCCGAGCGGCGGGAGAAGCTGTCCAGAACCAACTCTCGGGATGGGGAGGCTGGCAGAGCTGGGGCTACCCCTGCGGCTCCTGAAAAGCAGGCCACGGAACTGGCGTTACTGCAGCGGCAACACGCGCTGTTGCAGGAGGAGCTGCGGCGCTGCCGGCGGCTGGGTGAGGAGCGGGCGACTGAGGCTGGCAGCCTGGAAGCCCGGCTCCGGGAAAGCGAACAGGCCCGGGCTCTGCTGGAGCGGGAGGCCGAAGAGGCTCGCAGGCAGCTGGCCGCCTTGGGCCAGACCGAACCGCTCCCAGCCGAGGCCCCCTGGGCCCGCAGGCCTCTGGATCCTCGGCGCCGTAGCCTCCCTGCAGGCGATGCCCTGTACTTGAGTTTCACCCCGCCACAG CCCAGCCGAGGCCACGACCGCCTGGACTTGCCTGTGACTGTCCGCTCCGTCCATCGACCCTTTGAGGACCGAGAGAGGCAGGAGCTGGGCAGCCCTGACGAGCGGCTGCAAGATAGCAGTGACCCTGACACCGGCAGCGAGGAGGAAGGCAGCGGCCGTCTCTCTCCGCCCCACAGTCCACGAG ATTTCACCCGAATGCAGGACATCCCAGAAGAGACAGAGAGTCGTGATGGGGAGCCTGGAGCTTCAGAGAGTTAA